A region of the Paracoccus pantotrophus genome:
CCGCAGGTTCGGTGCCCAGTACTTCCTTGCCGTCACCGTTGTCGTAATTGTCGCCGTTCGAGCCGTGGGCCATGATGAACCAGTCGAACCCGCCGCTCCGGCCATAGCCGGCCAGGCTGCCCGAGAAGCCGCGACCATTCGAGCCATAGGAAAGTGCTGCACGGCCGCCGACGTTCTGTCCCGCTTCCAGCAGATCGAGCGCGCCCACCGTCTCGTAGCGCAGCGCACCCGCTGCGGCGGCAAAACCAGAGTCGGCTGCTGCTGCGCCGGCTTCGACTTCGACCGATTTCAGGAAGGCCGGGTCGATCACGTTCGAGCCGGTATGGTGCCAGCTGGTCTGCGCTTGCGGCAGGCCGTCCACGGTAACGGCAAGCAGCGATTGCTCGATGCCGAAGACACTGACCTTCTTCGCCGGTCCGCCACCACCCGAGACGGTGATGGAGGATTCGCGCGCGAACAGTTCCGAGACATCGGCGGGCTGCAGCGCCTCGATGTCCTCGGGGGTGACGGAAACGCCGCCGGTCGCCTCGACATTCTCCTGGCCATCGGCGACCAGGGTGATCGGATTGAGGACCACGGTCTCGGCGTTCTGGTTGTCCTGGGCGTAAAGGGCCGTCGCCAGCGCCAGAGAGGACACCCCGGCCAGCGGAAGAATTCGGCGCAATTTCATGGTCATTTGCCTTGAGTCGTTTGGAACTGGCGCGATTTACCGGGCTGCCCGCCATGAACACAAGTATTTTACTCGGAAATTCGGCCTTATCTCAGTAAAACAGTCGGGATTGTTGCGCATCTGCGTCACTTTCCCGGCCGGGCGCGATGTTCCTCGCAGAATGACGGGTCGCGGGATACCGAGATCCGAAGCCGGGGCTGGCGCAGGCGGGGGCATTGGGGTTACAGCAACCCAAACCCGCAGCCCGAGAAGCCACAGATGACCATCACCCTTTATCAAAACGACCTGCCGGACGATCTGGACCTGGGTCCGGTCGTGGCCATCGACACCGAGACGATGGGGCTCGATCCGCGCCGCGACCGGCTGTGCCTGGTGCAGCTGTCCTCGGGCGACGGCAATGCGCATCTGGTGCAGATCGCCCAGGGCCAGCGGCAGGCGCCGAACCTGGTGCGGATGCTGGCCGATCCCCAGGTGCTGAAGCTGTTCCACTTCGGCCGCTTCGACATCGCCGCGCTGGAGGCGGCCTTCGGCGTGGTGACGCAGCCGGTCTGGTGCACCAAGATCGCCAGCAAGATGGTGCGCACCTATACCGACCGGCACGGGCTGAAATACCTGCTTTCGGAACTGGTCGGCGTCGACATCTCCAAGCAGCAGCAGACCAGCGACTGGGGCGCGGCGGATCTGTCCGAGGCGCAGCTGGAATATGCCGCCTCGGACGTGCTGCATCTGCATGCGCTGAAGGCCGAGCTGGAAAAGCGGCTGGCGCGCGAGGGGCGGCTGGACCTGGCGCAGGCCTGTTTCGACTTTCTTCCCACCCGCGCCCATCTGGACCTGCTGGGCTGGGGGGATGAAAACGACATCTTCCATCACTAGGTAGCGGGCCATGAGCGCATATCTCGATACCGCCCGCCGGGTGATCCGCACCGAGGCCGAGGGGCTGGCCCTGCTGGCCGACGGCCTTGGCGACAGCTTCGACCGCGCGGTCGAGACCATCCTGGCCGCGCGCGGCCGCGTGGTCGTGTCCGGCATGGGCAAGTCCGGCCATGTCGGGCGCAAGATCGCGGCCACGCTGGCCTCGACCGGGACGCCGGCGCAATTCGTCCACCCGGCCGAGGCGAGCCATGGCGACCTGGGCATGGTGACGCAGGGCGACGTGGCGCTGGTGCTGTCCAATTCCGGCGAGACGCCGGAACTGGCCGACCTGATCGCCCATACCCGGCGCTTCCAGATCCCGCTGATCGGCGTCGCCGGGCGGGCGCAATCGACGCTGCTGCGCCAGGCCGACGTGGCGCTGGTCCTGCCCCAGGCGCCCGAGGCCTGCGG
Encoded here:
- a CDS encoding ribonuclease D gives rise to the protein MTITLYQNDLPDDLDLGPVVAIDTETMGLDPRRDRLCLVQLSSGDGNAHLVQIAQGQRQAPNLVRMLADPQVLKLFHFGRFDIAALEAAFGVVTQPVWCTKIASKMVRTYTDRHGLKYLLSELVGVDISKQQQTSDWGAADLSEAQLEYAASDVLHLHALKAELEKRLAREGRLDLAQACFDFLPTRAHLDLLGWGDENDIFHH